One stretch of Streptomyces hygroscopicus DNA includes these proteins:
- a CDS encoding acyl transferase, whose product MSETKLRDYLNKVTTDLHRTRLRLREVEEKNREPIAIVAMSCRFPGGVSSPEELWRMVAEGADGLSPFPKDRGWLEEVYDPDPDSQGTSYVNEGGFLHDAALFDPVFFGISPREALAMDPQQRLLLEASWEVLERAGIDPLSVKGTTGGVFMGAAFQGYGAAGPIEAEEVEGHLMTGQTPAVTSGRISYVLGIEGPAVTVDTACSSSLVTLHLAAQALRQGECDFALAGGITVMAGPGTFTEFSRQRGLASDGRCKPFAAAADGTNWSEGVGVLLVERLSDARRHGHPVLAVVRGSAVNQDGASNGLTAPNGPSQRRVIRQALDNAGLTPDDVDVVEAHGTGTSLGDPIEAQALIASYGQDRPEDRPLWLGSIKSNIGHAQAAAGVAGIIKMVMAMRHGVLPKTLHVDEPTPHVDWSAGAVELLTEAQPWPETGRPRRAGISSFAISGTNAHTIIEQAPEAEEPEPAGAEAEAPRPVASSVVPWLVSGKGETAMRAQAERLYARLTAEGDDLTTASVADIGYSLAASRSAFEHRAAVIGEDRESLLRGLRAVAEGEVAQGVVRGQAAKGRRTAFVFPGQGAQWAGMGVELLESSPVFAEAIGECESALSAHVDWSLTDVLRGAEGAPGFDRVDVVQPVLFAVMVSLAKLWRSVGVEPDAVMGHSQGEIAAACVAGALSLEDAAKVVTLRSQAIAAGLAGRGGMVSVGLPVDQVKERIAAWDGAISVAAVNGPGSIVVSGDAKALDEMVAKLEGEEVRVRRVPVDYASHSAHVEEIREELLKVLADIAPRSSEVPFYSTVSGELVDTAALDAEYWYRNLRQTVELESTTRTLLDDGFTVFAEVSPHPVLALPVQQTVEAAEARAVVVGTLRRDEGGPERFLTSAAELYTSGVGVDWRKVFEGPGARRVDLPTYAFQRQRYWLDSMAAVGDVGSVGLRAVAHPLLSAAVSLAGGGGVLLSGRLSTATNPWLAEHTVQGVALVPGTAFAEMAAQAGDQVGCGRVDELVLVAPLAMPERGGVQIQVEVGEADAAGHRDVSVYSRLEPADDDADLEQPWVQHAHGVLTPPAPAASFDFAKWPPSGAKPVDVSGGYEHAAEHGLYYGPAYRGLRRAWKRGDAVFADVELPEEQRGIAKYFGLHPALFDAALQAIGANNALRGGDDAPSAGNLMPFSWRGFSLEAVGAQALRVRIVPDGRQAVSLAMADTSGRPVASVDSLLFRPMQAAALQNVGRTAGEALFRMEWTAGAAKPAEGVAPGWWAVLVDDCLGVGDALEAAGFFSADVYLDPEALSDTLATGTSMPGMVVLPVASAGPAVVDEVHTRVGEVLETVQSWLADDRFAGTPLVVLTQGAVDTGDGVTDLASAAAWGLVRSAQAEHPGRLVLVDTDDVERAVALLAGVVATREEQVVVRSGEVRLPRLARSLPAGDAPESEVFGSGAVLVTEGTGALGGLVARHLVARHGVEKLVLLSRRGAETDGAAELRAELEAAGAEVVVTACDAADREALAAVLAGLPEGLALSAVVHADEVLDDGLFASLTRERATAVLRAKVDAAWNLHELTAGMDLSAFVLFSSTAGLLGAAGQSNYAAANVFLDGLASWRRTQGLPGVSLAWGRWAEDSGVTPPGRDEIDNWRYRVSWKLVPDPAKGSLSGTWPVVVPASRAGDELVSGVVAGLERHGANVVSVVVDEQDLDPSVLAERLREVAEQAPELGGVLSLLALDEEPCPGHPALPSGYALSLVLVRAMVEAKIPARLWSGTRGAVSVDGSDRLTSPLQAMVSALGRVAALELAPLWGGVVDLPESLDERGAARLAGVLSAGGGEDQVAVRGSGVFVRRLVRSAPSVAEGTTWRARGTVLVTGGTGGLGGQAARWLARSGAEHLVLTSRRGPEAPGAAELREELEGLGARVTVAACDVADVKQLAAVLDAVPEEYPLTAVVHVAGATGGTPLLETGLADAATIVSGKVAGAANLDELLGDRELDAFVLFSSISGLWGSGGLVAYSSANAYLDALVEERRARGLVGTSVVWGPWAEIGMAAADDQGDHLARRGLPRLTPEPAIAGLERVVAGDDGVVTVVDVDWERFVPAFTATRPSPLLSDLYEVQRLDTEWNDVARTSLAPVSSEEGLELFDAGVTSDTAVVIPARLDVGALRAQGAALPAFFRSVVPDSPVRRTARAAESEVDQPTQLRQRLAGLSEAERDEALLEMVRTVAAAVLGFASPNDIDTGHEFMEMGFNSLTAVEFRNQLAALTGLKLNTTVVFDHPSPGEMVVHLRPRLAAEIASAPAGRQVQEQTVAAAPGAEPVAEPVSPAPQVNTDDTLGSLYRQAARQGKVSVGMDLLVNAARLRPTFEDPADYEGNIRPARLSRGPRRPRLMCFSSHVALGGVHQYARFAAPFRGNRDVAGLGTVGSVQGESLPATLDALFHLQARAVAEYAEGDPVVLCGSSAGGMFAHSVAAALESQGTPPAGVVLMDTYLPDTTKLGQFENAWLDEMYERDELVSMEGVRMSAMGWYSHLLAGWKPPQISVPTLHLRATETVLRTDPDAEVQSWQADWPADSLIDVPGDHFSMMEKHAETTAQAVENWMANL is encoded by the coding sequence GTGAGCGAGACGAAGCTCCGCGACTATCTCAACAAGGTGACGACTGATCTGCACCGCACTCGTCTGCGCCTTCGGGAGGTGGAGGAGAAGAACCGGGAGCCGATCGCGATCGTCGCGATGAGCTGCCGCTTCCCCGGCGGGGTCAGCTCTCCGGAGGAGCTCTGGCGCATGGTCGCCGAGGGCGCCGACGGGCTCTCACCGTTCCCGAAGGACCGCGGCTGGCTCGAGGAGGTGTACGACCCGGACCCCGACAGCCAGGGCACGAGCTATGTGAACGAGGGCGGATTCCTGCACGACGCCGCCCTGTTCGACCCCGTGTTCTTCGGGATCTCCCCGCGTGAGGCGCTGGCGATGGACCCGCAGCAGCGGCTGCTGCTGGAGGCGTCCTGGGAGGTCCTGGAGCGGGCGGGCATCGACCCGCTGTCCGTCAAGGGCACCACCGGCGGCGTGTTCATGGGCGCCGCCTTCCAGGGGTACGGTGCGGCCGGCCCGATCGAGGCCGAAGAGGTCGAAGGCCATCTGATGACGGGGCAGACACCCGCCGTCACCTCCGGCCGGATCTCCTATGTCCTCGGCATCGAAGGCCCTGCGGTGACCGTGGACACGGCGTGCTCGTCGTCCCTGGTGACGCTGCACCTGGCCGCGCAGGCGCTGCGCCAGGGCGAGTGCGACTTCGCCCTGGCCGGTGGCATCACCGTGATGGCCGGCCCCGGAACCTTCACCGAGTTCAGCCGTCAGCGGGGTCTCGCCTCCGACGGCCGCTGCAAGCCCTTCGCGGCGGCCGCGGACGGCACCAACTGGTCCGAGGGCGTCGGCGTACTGCTCGTGGAGCGACTGTCCGACGCCCGCCGCCACGGCCACCCCGTGCTGGCGGTGGTGCGCGGCTCCGCGGTGAACCAGGACGGTGCCAGCAACGGCCTCACGGCCCCCAACGGCCCGTCACAGCGCAGGGTGATCCGTCAGGCGCTCGACAACGCCGGACTCACCCCGGACGACGTCGACGTGGTGGAGGCGCACGGCACGGGCACCTCCCTGGGCGACCCGATCGAGGCGCAGGCGCTGATCGCCTCCTACGGCCAGGACCGGCCGGAGGACCGACCGCTGTGGCTCGGATCCATCAAGTCCAACATCGGTCACGCACAGGCGGCGGCGGGTGTCGCGGGGATCATCAAGATGGTGATGGCCATGCGGCACGGCGTTCTGCCGAAGACGCTGCATGTGGACGAGCCGACCCCGCATGTCGACTGGTCGGCGGGGGCCGTGGAGCTGCTGACCGAGGCCCAGCCCTGGCCGGAGACGGGCCGGCCCCGCCGGGCGGGGATCTCCTCCTTCGCCATCAGCGGCACCAACGCGCACACCATCATCGAGCAGGCCCCCGAAGCGGAGGAGCCGGAGCCGGCCGGTGCCGAGGCCGAGGCTCCCCGCCCGGTCGCCTCCTCCGTCGTGCCATGGCTGGTCTCGGGCAAGGGCGAGACCGCGATGCGGGCGCAGGCCGAACGGCTGTACGCCCGTCTGACGGCCGAGGGCGACGATCTCACGACGGCGTCCGTAGCGGACATCGGCTACTCCCTGGCGGCGTCCCGATCGGCGTTCGAGCACCGCGCGGCGGTGATCGGCGAGGACCGCGAGAGCCTGCTGCGCGGCCTGCGGGCCGTGGCCGAGGGCGAGGTGGCCCAGGGCGTGGTCAGGGGGCAGGCGGCGAAGGGGCGCAGGACCGCCTTCGTGTTCCCCGGTCAGGGTGCGCAGTGGGCCGGTATGGGGGTGGAGCTGCTGGAATCCTCTCCGGTGTTCGCGGAGGCGATCGGCGAGTGTGAGTCGGCCCTGTCGGCTCATGTGGACTGGTCGTTGACGGATGTGCTGCGTGGTGCCGAGGGCGCTCCCGGTTTCGACCGGGTGGATGTCGTTCAGCCGGTGTTGTTCGCGGTGATGGTGTCGCTGGCGAAGCTGTGGCGTTCGGTGGGTGTGGAACCGGACGCCGTGATGGGTCACAGCCAGGGCGAGATCGCGGCGGCCTGTGTCGCGGGTGCGCTGTCGCTTGAGGATGCCGCGAAGGTGGTGACCCTGCGGTCGCAGGCGATCGCCGCCGGTCTGGCGGGTCGTGGCGGCATGGTGTCGGTCGGGCTGCCGGTCGACCAGGTCAAGGAGCGGATCGCCGCCTGGGACGGCGCGATCTCGGTCGCGGCGGTCAACGGCCCCGGTTCCATCGTGGTCTCCGGCGATGCCAAGGCGCTGGATGAGATGGTCGCGAAGCTGGAGGGCGAGGAGGTGCGGGTCCGTCGGGTTCCGGTGGACTACGCCTCGCACTCCGCGCATGTGGAGGAGATCCGCGAGGAACTGCTGAAGGTTCTGGCGGACATCGCGCCCCGTTCGTCGGAGGTGCCGTTCTACTCGACGGTCTCCGGTGAGCTGGTGGACACGGCTGCTCTTGACGCGGAGTACTGGTACCGGAACCTGCGGCAGACCGTTGAACTGGAGAGCACGACGCGCACGTTGCTGGACGACGGTTTCACGGTCTTCGCCGAGGTGAGCCCGCATCCGGTGCTGGCCCTGCCGGTGCAGCAGACGGTGGAGGCCGCTGAGGCGCGGGCAGTGGTCGTGGGCACCCTGCGGCGGGATGAGGGCGGACCCGAGCGGTTCCTGACCTCGGCCGCCGAGCTGTACACCAGTGGCGTCGGTGTCGACTGGCGGAAGGTGTTCGAGGGCCCAGGTGCCCGCCGGGTCGATCTGCCGACCTACGCCTTTCAGCGTCAGCGCTATTGGCTGGACTCGATGGCGGCCGTCGGCGACGTGGGATCGGTGGGCCTCAGGGCGGTGGCCCACCCCCTGCTGAGCGCCGCGGTCTCGCTGGCGGGCGGCGGCGGAGTGCTGCTCAGCGGGCGGCTGTCGACAGCCACGAACCCCTGGCTCGCCGAACACACGGTGCAGGGCGTGGCGTTGGTTCCCGGGACGGCCTTCGCGGAGATGGCCGCACAGGCGGGCGACCAGGTCGGCTGCGGCCGGGTCGATGAGCTGGTGCTGGTGGCGCCCTTGGCGATGCCCGAGCGCGGAGGGGTGCAGATCCAGGTCGAGGTGGGGGAGGCCGACGCCGCGGGCCATCGCGACGTAAGCGTGTACTCGCGGTTGGAGCCGGCCGACGACGATGCCGACCTCGAGCAGCCGTGGGTGCAGCACGCTCACGGTGTGCTCACGCCGCCCGCGCCGGCGGCATCCTTCGACTTCGCGAAGTGGCCGCCCTCCGGCGCCAAACCTGTCGACGTCTCCGGCGGCTACGAGCACGCCGCCGAGCACGGGCTGTACTACGGTCCCGCGTACCGGGGGCTGCGGCGCGCCTGGAAGCGCGGCGACGCGGTGTTCGCCGACGTCGAGCTGCCCGAGGAGCAGCGCGGCATCGCGAAGTACTTCGGTCTGCACCCGGCCCTGTTCGACGCGGCCCTCCAGGCGATCGGCGCGAACAACGCGTTGCGCGGAGGCGACGACGCACCGAGCGCGGGCAATCTGATGCCGTTCTCGTGGCGGGGCTTCTCCCTGGAAGCTGTCGGTGCCCAAGCGCTGCGCGTCCGAATCGTCCCGGACGGTCGGCAGGCCGTGTCGCTGGCCATGGCCGACACCTCCGGCCGCCCGGTGGCTTCCGTCGACTCCCTCCTCTTCCGTCCCATGCAGGCCGCCGCACTGCAGAACGTGGGCCGGACTGCCGGTGAGGCGCTGTTCCGCATGGAGTGGACGGCGGGCGCGGCGAAGCCCGCCGAGGGCGTGGCACCCGGCTGGTGGGCGGTGCTGGTCGACGACTGCCTCGGCGTGGGCGACGCTCTGGAGGCGGCGGGCTTCTTCTCCGCCGACGTGTACCTGGACCCCGAGGCGCTGAGCGACACCCTGGCGACGGGCACGAGCATGCCCGGAATGGTGGTCCTGCCGGTGGCTTCGGCCGGCCCCGCCGTGGTGGACGAGGTACACACACGGGTCGGTGAGGTGCTGGAGACCGTTCAGTCGTGGCTGGCGGACGACCGGTTCGCGGGCACCCCGCTGGTGGTGCTGACACAAGGTGCCGTTGACACCGGCGACGGTGTGACCGACCTGGCGAGCGCGGCCGCATGGGGTTTGGTGCGGTCGGCGCAGGCGGAGCACCCGGGACGGCTGGTGCTTGTCGACACGGATGATGTCGAGCGTGCGGTGGCACTTCTCGCGGGGGTGGTGGCCACGCGTGAGGAGCAGGTGGTGGTGCGTTCGGGCGAGGTCCGCCTGCCGCGTCTGGCCCGCTCACTGCCCGCCGGTGACGCTCCCGAGTCGGAGGTGTTCGGCTCCGGCGCCGTGCTGGTGACGGAGGGCACGGGCGCTCTGGGCGGTCTGGTGGCCCGGCATCTGGTGGCCCGGCACGGCGTCGAGAAGCTCGTGCTGCTGTCCCGCCGTGGTGCGGAGACGGACGGTGCGGCCGAGTTGCGGGCCGAACTGGAGGCCGCGGGCGCCGAGGTGGTGGTCACGGCTTGTGACGCCGCGGACCGCGAAGCGCTTGCCGCGGTGTTGGCGGGACTGCCCGAAGGGCTCGCGCTGAGCGCCGTGGTGCATGCGGACGAGGTGCTCGATGACGGGCTGTTCGCATCGCTGACACGCGAGCGGGCGACCGCGGTGCTGCGGGCGAAGGTGGACGCGGCCTGGAATCTGCATGAGCTGACCGCGGGCATGGACCTGTCGGCGTTCGTGCTGTTCTCATCGACCGCGGGTCTGCTCGGCGCGGCCGGGCAGAGCAACTACGCCGCGGCCAATGTGTTCCTGGACGGCCTCGCGTCGTGGCGTCGCACCCAAGGACTGCCGGGTGTCTCGCTGGCGTGGGGCCGGTGGGCCGAGGACAGCGGCGTGACACCGCCCGGGCGGGACGAGATCGACAACTGGCGCTATCGGGTGTCGTGGAAGCTGGTCCCGGACCCGGCCAAGGGGTCGTTGTCGGGGACCTGGCCGGTGGTGGTTCCGGCATCCCGTGCCGGGGACGAGCTGGTCTCGGGGGTTGTCGCCGGGCTCGAGCGGCATGGTGCGAATGTGGTCTCGGTCGTCGTGGACGAGCAGGACCTGGACCCGAGCGTGCTGGCGGAGCGGCTGCGCGAGGTGGCCGAGCAGGCGCCCGAGCTGGGCGGTGTCCTGTCGCTGCTGGCCCTGGACGAGGAACCCTGCCCGGGGCATCCGGCTCTGCCGAGCGGCTACGCGCTGAGCCTGGTGCTGGTGCGGGCCATGGTCGAGGCGAAGATTCCGGCTCGGCTGTGGAGTGGTACGCGAGGGGCCGTCTCGGTGGACGGCTCGGACCGGCTCACCAGCCCGCTGCAGGCGATGGTGTCGGCGTTGGGCCGGGTGGCCGCGCTGGAGCTGGCGCCGCTGTGGGGCGGTGTGGTCGATCTGCCCGAGTCGCTGGATGAGCGCGGTGCGGCCCGGCTGGCCGGTGTGCTGTCCGCCGGGGGCGGCGAGGACCAGGTCGCGGTTCGCGGCTCCGGTGTCTTCGTGCGCCGTCTGGTGCGGTCGGCTCCGTCCGTTGCCGAGGGGACGACGTGGCGGGCGCGTGGCACCGTGCTGGTGACCGGTGGTACGGGCGGGCTGGGTGGTCAGGCGGCCCGGTGGCTGGCGCGCAGTGGCGCCGAGCACCTGGTGCTGACCAGCCGTCGGGGTCCCGAGGCGCCGGGCGCGGCCGAGCTGCGCGAGGAGCTGGAGGGGCTGGGCGCCCGGGTGACGGTGGCGGCCTGTGATGTGGCCGACGTCAAGCAGCTGGCCGCGGTGCTGGACGCCGTCCCGGAGGAGTATCCGCTGACGGCGGTCGTGCACGTGGCGGGCGCCACCGGGGGAACGCCTCTGCTGGAGACCGGGTTGGCCGATGCCGCCACCATCGTCTCGGGCAAGGTGGCGGGTGCCGCCAACCTGGATGAGCTGCTGGGCGACCGCGAGCTCGACGCGTTCGTGCTCTTCTCGTCGATCTCCGGTCTGTGGGGCAGTGGCGGCCTGGTCGCCTACAGCTCGGCCAATGCCTACCTGGACGCGCTGGTGGAGGAGCGCCGTGCGCGAGGTCTCGTCGGCACCTCCGTGGTCTGGGGCCCCTGGGCCGAGATCGGCATGGCGGCCGCGGACGACCAGGGTGATCATTTGGCGCGGCGCGGTCTGCCCCGGTTGACGCCGGAGCCGGCGATCGCCGGTCTGGAACGCGTGGTGGCGGGCGACGACGGTGTGGTGACGGTCGTGGACGTGGACTGGGAACGGTTCGTCCCCGCGTTCACCGCGACCCGGCCCAGCCCGTTGCTGAGCGATCTCTACGAGGTCCAGCGGCTGGACACGGAGTGGAACGATGTGGCGCGCACCAGTCTGGCGCCCGTCTCCTCCGAAGAGGGTCTGGAGCTCTTCGACGCGGGAGTCACCTCCGACACGGCCGTGGTGATTCCCGCCCGGCTGGACGTGGGTGCGCTGCGCGCCCAGGGCGCCGCGCTGCCCGCCTTCTTCCGTTCCGTCGTCCCGGATTCCCCCGTCCGGCGTACGGCTCGGGCGGCGGAGTCCGAGGTGGACCAGCCCACCCAGTTGCGGCAGCGGCTGGCCGGGTTGTCGGAGGCCGAGCGGGACGAGGCGCTTCTCGAAATGGTGCGTACCGTCGCCGCCGCGGTGCTCGGTTTCGCATCACCCAATGACATCGACACCGGACACGAGTTCATGGAGATGGGCTTCAACTCTCTTACGGCGGTCGAATTCCGTAACCAGCTGGCCGCCCTCACCGGCCTCAAGCTGAACACCACGGTCGTCTTCGACCACCCGAGCCCGGGCGAGATGGTGGTCCATCTGCGCCCCCGGCTCGCGGCCGAGATCGCGTCCGCTCCCGCCGGCCGCCAGGTCCAGGAGCAGACCGTTGCGGCCGCTCCGGGGGCCGAGCCAGTGGCCGAGCCCGTTTCCCCGGCACCGCAGGTGAACACGGATGACACCCTCGGCTCTCTCTACCGGCAGGCGGCGCGGCAGGGCAAGGTCAGCGTCGGCATGGATCTGCTGGTGAACGCGGCAAGGCTCCGTCCGACCTTCGAGGACCCGGCCGACTACGAGGGAAACATCAGGCCCGCGCGGCTCTCCCGAGGCCCTCGGCGCCCCCGGCTGATGTGCTTCTCCTCCCACGTCGCCCTGGGCGGTGTCCACCAGTACGCGCGGTTCGCCGCGCCGTTCCGTGGCAACCGGGACGTGGCGGGCCTCGGCACCGTGGGGTCCGTCCAGGGTGAGAGCCTTCCGGCCACTCTGGACGCGCTGTTCCACTTGCAGGCGAGGGCCGTTGCCGAGTACGCCGAAGGCGACCCGGTCGTCCTGTGCGGCTCCTCGGCCGGAGGAATGTTCGCCCACTCGGTGGCCGCCGCTCTGGAGAGCCAGGGCACACCACCCGCGGGAGTCGTCCTGATGGATACCTACCTTCCGGACACCACGAAGCTCGGCCAGTTCGAGAACGCCTGGCTGGACGAAATGTACGAGCGGGACGAGCTCGTCTCCATGGAGGGTGTCCGGATGTCCGCCATGGGCTGGTACTCGCATCTGCTGGCGGGGTGGAAGCCGCCGCAGATCTCGGTTCCCACTCTCCACCTTCGTGCGACCGAGACGGTGCTGCGGACGGATCCGGACGCGGAGGTGCAGAGCTGGCAGGCCGACTGGCCCGCCGACTCCCTCATCGACGTGCCCGGAGATCACTTCAGCATGATGGAGAAGCACGCGGAGACCACCGCCCAGGCCGTCGAGAACTGGATGGCCAACCTTTAA